One Neoarius graeffei isolate fNeoGra1 chromosome 19, fNeoGra1.pri, whole genome shotgun sequence genomic region harbors:
- the rpp25l gene encoding ribonuclease P protein subunit p25-like protein produces the protein MENYRKAGVVEQPCLCPFTDDLQDGSPVVRVRDGSKIRNLMRFAQSRMEGKVEKPLESGGSREEAEPQVCRQIVFTGVGPSVSKAITCVEILKRRMGGLHQVTRLIYSSLQETWEPLEPSAGLDSITVTRNIPAIWVLLSRDPLDSNTAGYQAPGSFNALWAQASAKEERENQRRKSGGGRGSGRGKGPRRQMTRPREERKPSGQASGAQ, from the coding sequence ATGGAGAACTACAGGAAAGCGGGCGTGGTCGAGCAGCCGTGTCTCTGCCCGTTTACTGACGACCTCCAGGATGGCTCTCCTGTGGTCCGGGTTCGAGATGGCAGCAAAATCCGTAACCTGATGCGGTTTGCTCAGAGCCGGATGGAAGGCAAAGTGGAGAAGCCGCTGGAGAGCGGAGGCAGTCGAGAGGAAGCGGAACCGCAGGTGTGTCGTCAGATCGTGTTCACGGGCGTCGGCCCGAGCGTCTCCAAGGCCATCACCTGCGTAGAGATCCTGAAGCGGCGAATGGGAGGGCTGCACCAGGTCACGCGGCTGATCTACAGCTCACTGCAGGAGACGTGGGAGCCTCTGGAGCCGAGCGCCGGCCTCGACAGCATCACCGTGACCCGGAACATCCCCGCCATCTGGGTGCTGCTCTCCAGAGACCCACTGGACTCCAACACAGCCGGATACCAGGCGCCAGGGAGCTTCAACGCACTCTGGGCACAGGCCAGCGCTAAGGAGGAGCGAGAGAATCAGAGGAGGAAgagtggaggaggaagaggaagtggAAGAGGAAAAGGACCTCGCAGACAGATGACTCGCCCCAGAGAGGAACGGAAACCTTCAGGACAAGCATCAGGAGCACAGTGA